The following are from one region of the Coffea eugenioides isolate CCC68of chromosome 2, Ceug_1.0, whole genome shotgun sequence genome:
- the LOC113762311 gene encoding beta-glucosidase 11-like isoform X1 codes for MDSSGPLIILLMLLMLLQLLAVMAIARVENFTRSDFPADFIFGAGTSSFQVEGAAREDGRTPSIWDTFVYANKGLSNGASGDIACDHYHKYKEDVQHMVDTGLEAYRLSISWSRLIPDGRGRVNPKGLEYYNNLINELLIHGIQPHVTLFHLDTPQVLEDEYGGWLSRKIVKDFTAYADVCFKEFGDRVLYWTTINEGNIFAMGGYDNGIAPPGRCSFPFGLNCSEGNSITEPYIAGHNMLLAHSSAVKLYYKKHKATQHGFVGLNIYAPWFSPYSNATEDIIATQRAIDFYIGWFLHPMVFGDYPDIIKKNAGTKIPALTPRESRLLKGSFDFIGLNHYLTLYVKDSPSSLNVNIRDIVADMGLSTLVEPEDAPENQNDDTSSSLSGILEYLRNVYANPPTYIHENGKRTERNGTLNDTSRVKYMYSYIRTLLDAIKNGSNTKGYFLWSLLDGLELMGGYTTSFGLYYVDLDDKQLRRYPKLSAHWYSNFLRGRTIKPDEINEVVNEISVSSTSKASDQ; via the exons ATGGATTCTTCTGGTCCTCTGATTATACTGCTAATGTTGCTAATGCTGTTGCAACTTCTGGCTGTAATGGCAATAGCCAGAGTGGAGAATTTTACAAGATCAGACTTCCCAGCTGACTTTATCTTTGGTGCTGGCACTTCATCATTTCAA GTAGAGGGGGCTGCTCGTGAAGATGGAAGGACGCCTAGCATTTGGGATACCTTCGTTTATGCCAATAAGG GGCTTTCTAATGGAGCCTCCGGAGACATAGCATGTGATCACTATCACAAATACAAG GAAGATGTTCAACACATGGTAGACACAGGCCTGGAGGCTTACAGACTCTCTATTTCCTGGTCAAGACTTATTCCTG ATGGAAGAGGCCGTGTCAACCCCAAAGGTTTAGAATATTACAACAATCTTATTAATGAACTCCTAATCCATG GAATTCAACCACATGTCACACtttttcaccttgatacccCTCAAGTTCTTGAAGATGAATATGGGGGATGGCTCAGTCGGAAGATAGT GAAAGACTTTACCGCCTATGCTGATGTGTGCTTCAAGGAATTTGGAGACAGGGTTCTGTATTGGACTACCATAAATGAGGGTAATATATTTGCCATGGGTGGTTATGATAATGGAATCGCACCCCCAGGGCGCTGCTCTTTTCCATTTGGACTGAACTGCTCCGAGGGTAATTCCATAACTGAGCCATATATTGCTGGTCACAACATGTTGCTGGCACATTCATCTGCTGTGAAGCTATACTACAAAAAGCATAAG GCGACTCAACATGGTTTTGTGGGACTAAACATCTATGCTCCTTGGTTTTCTCCATATTCTAATGCTACAGAAGATATAATTGCAACTCAAAGAGCCATTGATTTTTACATTGGTTG GTTTCTCCATCCAATGGTGTTTGGAGACTATCCTGACATCATAAAGAAGAATGCTGGCACAAAGATTCCAGCGCTAACTCCACGTGAATCTAGGCTACTTAAGGGCTCATTCGACTTTATAGGGCTGAACCATTATTTAACACTCTACGTCAAGGACAGTCCTAGCAGCCTTAATGTGAATATCAGGGACATAGTTGCTGATATGGGATTAAGCACTCTGG tTGAGCCAGAAGATGCACCAGAAAATCAG AATGATGATACATCATCCAGTCTATCCGGAATTCTGGAGTATCTCAGGAATGTATATGCCAATCCGCCTACTTATATCCATGAAAATG GTAAAAGAACTGAGCGCAATGGAACACTAAACGACACATCAAGGGTGAAATATATGTATTCATATATCAGGACCTTGCTTGATGCTATAAA AAATGGATCAAATACAAAAGGGTACTTCCTCTGGTCTTTGCTAGATGGTTTAGAGCTAATGGGCGGCTATACAACCAGCTTCGGCCTGTACTACGTTGATTTGGATGACAAGCAATTGAGAAGATACCCAAAGCTCTCAGCCCACTGGTACTCCAATTTCCTCAGGGGAAGAACCATCAAGCCTGATGAGATAAATGAAGTTGTAAATGAAATCTCTGTCTCTTCGACGTCGAAAGCCTCTGATCAGTGA
- the LOC113762311 gene encoding beta-glucosidase 11-like isoform X2, with amino-acid sequence MDSSGPLIILLMLLMLLQLLAVMAIARVENFTRSDFPADFIFGAGTSSFQVEGAAREDGRTPSIWDTFVYANKGLSNGASGDIACDHYHKYKEDVQHMVDTGLEAYRLSISWSRLIPDGRGRVNPKGLEYYNNLINELLIHGIQPHVTLFHLDTPQVLEDEYGGWLSRKIVKDFTAYADVCFKEFGDRVLYWTTINEGNIFAMGGYDNGIAPPGRCSFPFGLNCSEGNSITEPYIAGHNMLLAHSSAVKLYYKKHKATQHGFVGLNIYAPWFSPYSNATEDIIATQRAIDFYIGWFLHPMVFGDYPDIIKKNAGTKIPALTPRESRLLKGSFDFIGLNHYLTLYVKDSPSSLNVNIRDIVADMGLSTLGIFTSRYPALHFRLSGILEYLRNVYANPPTYIHENGKRTERNGTLNDTSRVKYMYSYIRTLLDAIKNGSNTKGYFLWSLLDGLELMGGYTTSFGLYYVDLDDKQLRRYPKLSAHWYSNFLRGRTIKPDEINEVVNEISVSSTSKASDQ; translated from the exons ATGGATTCTTCTGGTCCTCTGATTATACTGCTAATGTTGCTAATGCTGTTGCAACTTCTGGCTGTAATGGCAATAGCCAGAGTGGAGAATTTTACAAGATCAGACTTCCCAGCTGACTTTATCTTTGGTGCTGGCACTTCATCATTTCAA GTAGAGGGGGCTGCTCGTGAAGATGGAAGGACGCCTAGCATTTGGGATACCTTCGTTTATGCCAATAAGG GGCTTTCTAATGGAGCCTCCGGAGACATAGCATGTGATCACTATCACAAATACAAG GAAGATGTTCAACACATGGTAGACACAGGCCTGGAGGCTTACAGACTCTCTATTTCCTGGTCAAGACTTATTCCTG ATGGAAGAGGCCGTGTCAACCCCAAAGGTTTAGAATATTACAACAATCTTATTAATGAACTCCTAATCCATG GAATTCAACCACATGTCACACtttttcaccttgatacccCTCAAGTTCTTGAAGATGAATATGGGGGATGGCTCAGTCGGAAGATAGT GAAAGACTTTACCGCCTATGCTGATGTGTGCTTCAAGGAATTTGGAGACAGGGTTCTGTATTGGACTACCATAAATGAGGGTAATATATTTGCCATGGGTGGTTATGATAATGGAATCGCACCCCCAGGGCGCTGCTCTTTTCCATTTGGACTGAACTGCTCCGAGGGTAATTCCATAACTGAGCCATATATTGCTGGTCACAACATGTTGCTGGCACATTCATCTGCTGTGAAGCTATACTACAAAAAGCATAAG GCGACTCAACATGGTTTTGTGGGACTAAACATCTATGCTCCTTGGTTTTCTCCATATTCTAATGCTACAGAAGATATAATTGCAACTCAAAGAGCCATTGATTTTTACATTGGTTG GTTTCTCCATCCAATGGTGTTTGGAGACTATCCTGACATCATAAAGAAGAATGCTGGCACAAAGATTCCAGCGCTAACTCCACGTGAATCTAGGCTACTTAAGGGCTCATTCGACTTTATAGGGCTGAACCATTATTTAACACTCTACGTCAAGGACAGTCCTAGCAGCCTTAATGTGAATATCAGGGACATAGTTGCTGATATGGGATTAAGCACTCTGGGTAT TTTTACTTCAAGATATCCTGCTCTTCATTTTCG TCTATCCGGAATTCTGGAGTATCTCAGGAATGTATATGCCAATCCGCCTACTTATATCCATGAAAATG GTAAAAGAACTGAGCGCAATGGAACACTAAACGACACATCAAGGGTGAAATATATGTATTCATATATCAGGACCTTGCTTGATGCTATAAA AAATGGATCAAATACAAAAGGGTACTTCCTCTGGTCTTTGCTAGATGGTTTAGAGCTAATGGGCGGCTATACAACCAGCTTCGGCCTGTACTACGTTGATTTGGATGACAAGCAATTGAGAAGATACCCAAAGCTCTCAGCCCACTGGTACTCCAATTTCCTCAGGGGAAGAACCATCAAGCCTGATGAGATAAATGAAGTTGTAAATGAAATCTCTGTCTCTTCGACGTCGAAAGCCTCTGATCAGTGA
- the LOC113759690 gene encoding uncharacterized protein LOC113759690, with the protein MSLTPILVCEIFDIWGIDFIGPFPSSFGHVYILLAVDYVSKWVEVKATRTDNAKVVVDFVKSNIFDRFGTLRAIISDRGKHFCNRVVEALMKMYGVTHRISTSYHPQTSTQAEISNKEIKSILEKTVNPNRKDWSLRLDDALWAYRTAYKTPIVLEILSPKTNKVFKVNGHRLKPFYEGFQAYTIEELALEEPTYSD; encoded by the exons ATGTCCCTTACCCCAATACTTGTTTgcgaaatatttgatatatgggGTATCGATTTTATAGGTCCATTTCCCTCCTCCTTTGGCCATGTGTATATTCTTCTTGCTGTAGATTACGTCTCCAAATGGGTCGAAGTTAAGGCTACTCGGACTGATAATGCTAAGGTTGTGGTAGATTTTGTCAAATCTAACATTTTTGACAGGTTTGGTACACTAAGAGCAATTATTAGTGATCGTGGGAAGCATTTTTGTAATCGCGTAGTGGAGGCATTGATGAAGATGTATGGTGTCACCCATCGTATTTCTACTTCATATCATCCGCAAACCAGTACACAGGCTGAGATTTCCAATAAAGAAATCAAATCCATACTTGAAAAGACAGTGAATCCAAATAGGAAAGATTGGAGTCTGCGCCTCGACGATGCACTATGGGCTTATCGAACAGCTTACAAAACTCCTATAGTAT TGGAAATTCTAAGTCCAAAGACCAACAAGGTTTTCAAGGTCAATGGTCATCGTCTTAAACCTTTTTATGAAGGATTTCAGGCATATACCATCGAGGAGTTGGCTCTCGAAGAGCCTACTTATTCTGATTGA